A single region of the Vanessa tameamea isolate UH-Manoa-2023 chromosome 18, ilVanTame1 primary haplotype, whole genome shotgun sequence genome encodes:
- the LOC113397143 gene encoding basigin yields the protein MGRTAFCVPLAILFLASVIPSKAQSDAPAPVTAPAPAAAPASASAPSEDLPELLYDVRGNFSLHCQLPNDNSLAYVWKKNETDIEQVWELKDRYQLERGGAEFRVARAYEDDFGNYSCALAGAAREQRWAVRGRPHLKLPANTNVVEGQKLKLVCKVVGKPYSRVTWGYTNSSEPDANYTDATEVLGSRASLADSEQGVPNGVLLLEEAQRSDAGRYRCGAAGALAPAVTTLRVKDMYAALWPFLGICAEVFVLCAIILVYEKRRTKPELDDSDTDNHDQKKS from the exons GCGACGCGCCCGCGCCCGTcaccgcgcccgcgcccgccgccgcgcccgcctccGCCTCCGCCCCCAGCGAGGACCTGCCCGAGCTGCTGTACGACGTCAGGGGAAACTTCTCCCTCCACTGCCAGCTGCCCAATGACAACAGTCTCGCCTACGTTTG GAAGAAGAACGAGACCGACATCGAGCAGGTGTGGGAGCTGAAGGACCGCTACCAGCTGGAGCGCGGCGGCGCCGAGTTCCGCGTGGCGCGCGCGTACGAGGACGACTTCGGCAACTACTCGTGCGCGCTCGCCGGCGCCGCGCGCGAGCAGCGCTGGGCCGTGCGCGGCCGCCCGCACCTCAAGCTGCCCGCCAACACCAACGTCGTCGAGGGGCAGAAGCTGAAGCTCGTGTGCAAGGTGGTGGGCAAGCCGTACTCGCGCGTCACCTGGGGCTACACCAACTCCTCCGAGCCCGACGCCAACTACACCGACGCCACGGAGGTGCTCGGCTCGCGCGCCTCGCTGGCCGACAGCGAGCAGGGCGTGCCCAACGGCGTGCTGCTGCTGGAGGAGGCGCAGCGCTCGGACGCGGGGCGCTACCGctgcggcgcggcgggcgcgctgGCGCCGGCCGTCACCACGCTGCGCGTCAAGGACATGTACGCCGCGCTTTGGCCCTTCCTCGGCATCTGCGCCGAGGTCTTCGTGCTCTGCGCCATCATCCTCGTCTACGAGAAGCGCCGCACCAAGCCCGAGCTCGACGACTCGGACACCGACAACCACGACCA GAAGAAGTCGTAA